One region of Rhodocaloribacter litoris genomic DNA includes:
- a CDS encoding competence/damage-inducible protein A, with the protein MNAEVLTVGDELLIGQVVNTNAAWIGEQLHQAGIEVVRMTTLGDDEDAIRAALDEAFRHATLVIVTGGLGPTHDDVTRQAVAACFGVPLVFDEAVYAQICDRFVQRGRTVPESNRAQALIPEGFTVLPNPVGTAPGLWYAEEAGGRRRLLAVLPGVPFEMRVLMEHEVLPRLRALDGRRVILHKTLLTTGIGESHLQEKLGDAVSLLGPDLRLAYLPGTSGVRLRLTARAADEPAARARLEQLEAVLRARIAPYLFGEDGDTLEGVVGALLRERGLTLAVAESCTGGYVCHRLTNVSGASGYVTGGIVAYSNRVKIEVLGVDPAVLDEHGAVSEVVARQMAAGVRTRLGTDVGVATTGIMGPTGGTPEKPVGTVWVGYAGAHGTDATLHRFAHDRRTNKALASTAALNLIRLHLIGQRRIRPEG; encoded by the coding sequence ATGAACGCGGAGGTGCTCACCGTCGGCGACGAGTTGCTGATCGGGCAGGTCGTGAACACGAATGCAGCCTGGATCGGCGAGCAGCTCCACCAGGCCGGTATCGAGGTGGTGCGCATGACCACGCTGGGCGACGACGAGGACGCCATCCGTGCCGCCCTCGACGAGGCGTTCCGCCACGCGACGCTGGTGATCGTCACCGGCGGGCTCGGGCCCACCCACGACGACGTCACCCGCCAGGCCGTCGCCGCCTGTTTCGGGGTGCCCCTCGTCTTCGACGAGGCCGTCTATGCGCAGATCTGCGACCGCTTCGTGCAGCGGGGGCGCACGGTGCCCGAGAGCAACCGCGCGCAGGCGCTGATCCCGGAGGGCTTCACGGTGCTGCCCAACCCGGTCGGCACGGCGCCCGGCCTCTGGTATGCGGAGGAAGCCGGCGGGCGGCGGCGCCTGCTGGCGGTGTTGCCGGGGGTGCCCTTCGAGATGCGTGTGCTCATGGAGCACGAGGTGCTGCCCCGTCTCCGGGCCCTCGACGGGCGGCGTGTCATCCTGCACAAGACCCTCCTGACGACCGGCATCGGGGAGTCGCATCTCCAGGAAAAGCTCGGCGACGCCGTGTCGCTGCTCGGCCCGGACCTGCGCCTGGCCTACCTGCCGGGCACGAGCGGGGTGCGGCTTCGCCTGACGGCCCGTGCCGCCGACGAGCCGGCGGCCCGCGCCCGCCTCGAGCAACTCGAAGCGGTGCTGCGGGCACGCATCGCCCCCTACCTCTTCGGCGAGGACGGCGACACGCTGGAAGGCGTCGTCGGGGCCCTGCTGCGGGAGCGAGGCCTGACGCTGGCCGTGGCGGAGAGCTGCACGGGCGGGTACGTCTGCCACCGGCTCACCAACGTCAGCGGGGCTTCGGGCTACGTCACCGGCGGCATCGTGGCCTACAGCAACCGGGTCAAGATCGAGGTCCTAGGGGTCGATCCGGCGGTGCTGGACGAGCACGGGGCAGTCAGCGAGGTCGTGGCCCGGCAGATGGCCGCCGGCGTTCGCACGCGCCTGGGCACCGACGTCGGCGTGGCCACCACCGGCATCATGGGGCCCACCGGCGGGACGCCCGAGAAGCCGGTCGGCACCGTCTGGGTCGGGTATGCCGGTGCCCACGGCACGGACGCCACGCTGCACCGCTTTGCCCACGACCGGCGCACGAACAAGGCGCTGGCGAGCACGGCGGCGCTCAACCTGATCCGGCTGCATCTGATCGGGCAGCGGCGCATCCGCCCGGAGGGATGA